The following proteins are encoded in a genomic region of Canis lupus baileyi chromosome 30, mCanLup2.hap1, whole genome shotgun sequence:
- the KRTAP25-1 gene encoding keratin-associated protein 25-1 isoform X1, giving the protein MGFKEKHHRDSDKVLFIAYLKCVHITMPSNICSSGNYGSPLGSYCHVPVTSSTTFYTAAMNCGNRLRLPSQHKTWLLDNMKTCGKLSRYRPSSRVPTTYEISCYPSTMYCASRPCRGTSFFPISSYLSSFCQPSMHHRPQNCLSSRSRPQIHLSYGCQPQNFISCGYRPLNFVSSACHPLRYLSCDSQPLGYALSSFRPLDYVSNRFQPVRYIYNSFQPVCSSFGTWQSPFIRRSC; this is encoded by the coding sequence ATTCAGACAAGGTGCTCTTCATTGCTTACCTGAAGTGTGTTCATATCACCATGCCATCCAACATTTGCTCTTCTGGAAACTATGGTTCTCCTCTCGGGAGTTACTGCCATGTTCCTGTTACCTCATCCACTACTTTCTACACTGCTGCTATGAACTGTGGTAATAGACTCCGCTTGCCCAGCCAACACAAAACATGGCTTCTGGACAACATGAAGACCTGTGGTAAACTTTCCAGGTATCGACCATCCAGCCGTGTGCCCACAACCTATGAAATTTCTTGCTACCCTTCCACTATGTACTgtgcctccaggccctgcagaggaaCCAGTTTTTTTCCCATCAGTTCTTATCTCTCCAGTTTCTGTCAACCTTCAATGCATCATAGACCTCAGAACTGTCTGTCCAGTCGTTCTCGCCCACAGATCCACCTCTCTTATGGCTGTCAGCCACAGAACTTCATCTCCTGTGGGTATCGACCACTGAATTTTGTGTCCAGTGCCTGCCATCCTTTGAGATATCTATCCTGTGACAGTCAACCTCTTGGTTATGCCTTAAGCAGCTTCAGACCTCTGGACTATGTGTCTAACAGGTTTCAACCTGTTCGCTACATTTACAACAGTTTCCAACCAGTGTGCTCCTCCTTTGGGACTTGGCAATCTCCATTTATTAGAAGATCTTGCTGA
- the KRTAP25-1 gene encoding keratin-associated protein 25-1 isoform X2: protein MPSNICSSGNYGSPLGSYCHVPVTSSTTFYTAAMNCGNRLRLPSQHKTWLLDNMKTCGKLSRYRPSSRVPTTYEISCYPSTMYCASRPCRGTSFFPISSYLSSFCQPSMHHRPQNCLSSRSRPQIHLSYGCQPQNFISCGYRPLNFVSSACHPLRYLSCDSQPLGYALSSFRPLDYVSNRFQPVRYIYNSFQPVCSSFGTWQSPFIRRSC from the coding sequence ATGCCATCCAACATTTGCTCTTCTGGAAACTATGGTTCTCCTCTCGGGAGTTACTGCCATGTTCCTGTTACCTCATCCACTACTTTCTACACTGCTGCTATGAACTGTGGTAATAGACTCCGCTTGCCCAGCCAACACAAAACATGGCTTCTGGACAACATGAAGACCTGTGGTAAACTTTCCAGGTATCGACCATCCAGCCGTGTGCCCACAACCTATGAAATTTCTTGCTACCCTTCCACTATGTACTgtgcctccaggccctgcagaggaaCCAGTTTTTTTCCCATCAGTTCTTATCTCTCCAGTTTCTGTCAACCTTCAATGCATCATAGACCTCAGAACTGTCTGTCCAGTCGTTCTCGCCCACAGATCCACCTCTCTTATGGCTGTCAGCCACAGAACTTCATCTCCTGTGGGTATCGACCACTGAATTTTGTGTCCAGTGCCTGCCATCCTTTGAGATATCTATCCTGTGACAGTCAACCTCTTGGTTATGCCTTAAGCAGCTTCAGACCTCTGGACTATGTGTCTAACAGGTTTCAACCTGTTCGCTACATTTACAACAGTTTCCAACCAGTGTGCTCCTCCTTTGGGACTTGGCAATCTCCATTTATTAGAAGATCTTGCTGA